One window of Paenibacillus albicereus genomic DNA carries:
- a CDS encoding urease accessory protein UreD produces the protein MSRPAAAGDPAAPAAAERAASVLQARFEQQGGLTRLASRYHTSPIKIAKAFPLGFGSGVLVMDVSPGMLDGDRYELDWSLGAGASAQISNQSFLKAHRCPEGGGASLRQRFALEEGAVCEHLPEPVMLYEDASLLADTEVRLAPGASWMQAEVLCPGRTLRGEVFRYRRLDNRLTVYEDGELIFRQRQLIEPGMQLLAAPGSWHRFTHWGTFCLFGRGADADLERRLRDTLGRLPQLPGREVRIGVSRTWRSGLVVQAAGHAAWTVQRVLGEARLEARRGLWTAAPPPFIKPM, from the coding sequence TTGAGCCGGCCGGCGGCTGCCGGCGATCCGGCGGCTCCTGCGGCGGCGGAGCGCGCAGCATCCGTCCTGCAAGCGCGCTTCGAGCAGCAAGGCGGGCTGACCCGGCTCGCTTCGCGCTATCATACGTCGCCGATCAAGATCGCCAAGGCGTTCCCGCTCGGCTTCGGCTCGGGCGTGCTCGTCATGGACGTCTCTCCGGGCATGCTGGATGGAGACCGCTACGAGCTCGACTGGAGCCTCGGCGCCGGCGCGTCGGCGCAAATCTCCAACCAGAGCTTCCTCAAGGCGCATCGATGCCCGGAAGGCGGCGGGGCCTCGCTGCGCCAGCGCTTCGCGCTCGAGGAGGGAGCCGTATGCGAGCATCTGCCGGAGCCGGTCATGCTGTACGAGGACGCCTCGCTGCTCGCGGATACCGAGGTGCGGCTCGCGCCGGGCGCCAGCTGGATGCAGGCGGAGGTGCTCTGCCCGGGCCGCACGCTGCGCGGAGAAGTGTTCCGCTACCGCAGGCTCGACAACCGGCTGACGGTATACGAGGACGGCGAGCTGATTTTCCGCCAGCGTCAGCTGATCGAGCCGGGCATGCAGCTGCTCGCCGCTCCGGGCAGCTGGCATCGCTTCACGCATTGGGGCACGTTCTGCCTGTTCGGGCGCGGCGCGGATGCCGATCTGGAGCGGCGGCTGCGGGATACGCTGGGCCGGCTGCCGCAGCTGCCCGGCCGGGAGGTGCGTATCGGCGTCTCGCGCACCTGGCGCAGCGGCCTCGTCGTGCAGGCGGCGGGCCATGCGGCGTGGACGGTGCAGCGCGTACTGGGCGAAGCCCGGCTCGAGGCGCGGAGAGGGCTGTGGACCGCAGCGCCGCCTCCTTTCATCAAGCCTATGTAA
- the ureG gene encoding urease accessory protein UreG yields the protein MCQGQGHTHIEWNANPIPQGRPVRIGIGGPVGSGKTKLVETLSRELKDRWNLAVITNDIYTKEDARILAATGVLPEERIIGVETGGCPHTAIREDASMNFEAIEELEERFSPLDLIFIESGGDNLAAAFSPELVDRFIYIIDVAQGEKIPRKGGPGIMRSDLLVINKIDLAPHVGASLAVMEEDSRRMRGDRPFVFTNLFGGNGVPQMVDWIEHELAHAKGLTHGHGAAAAELSPSLTPLKMAGPGGALA from the coding sequence ATGTGCCAAGGCCAAGGACATACCCATATCGAGTGGAACGCGAATCCGATCCCGCAGGGGCGTCCGGTGCGCATCGGCATCGGCGGCCCGGTCGGCTCGGGCAAGACGAAGCTGGTCGAGACGCTCTCCCGCGAGCTGAAGGACCGCTGGAATCTCGCCGTCATCACCAACGACATCTATACGAAGGAGGATGCGCGCATCCTCGCCGCGACCGGCGTGCTGCCGGAGGAGCGCATCATCGGGGTGGAGACGGGCGGCTGCCCGCATACGGCCATCCGCGAGGACGCCTCGATGAACTTCGAGGCGATCGAGGAGCTGGAGGAGCGCTTCTCGCCGCTCGACCTGATCTTCATCGAGAGCGGCGGCGACAATTTGGCGGCGGCGTTCAGCCCGGAGCTGGTGGACCGCTTCATCTATATCATCGACGTGGCCCAGGGGGAGAAGATCCCGCGCAAGGGCGGCCCGGGCATCATGCGCTCCGACCTGCTCGTCATCAACAAGATCGACCTCGCCCCGCATGTCGGCGCCAGCCTCGCGGTCATGGAGGAGGACTCGCGGCGCATGCGCGGCGACCGTCCGTTCGTCTTCACCAACCTGTTCGGCGGGAACGGGGTGCCGCAGATGGTCGATTGGATCGAGCATGAGCTCGCCCATGCCAAAGGGCTGACGCATGGCCACGGAGCGGCTGCTGCCGAGCTGAGCCCGAGCCTGACGCCGCTCAAGATGGCTGGCCCAGGCGGCGCGCTCGCTTGA
- a CDS encoding urease accessory protein UreF, producing the protein MPAQPKDGAPFAQPLAGAPAAAASPSAPLVPWLVLQQLLDSALPIGGFSHSFGLETLVQEGDIARPDELEAYLRAMLRQSWTTTDALVVRAVYRDAPIEEWDRLWAAERLVHAGRMSAETRSGMEKMGRRLLALARSSYPGLDFARLEAAYRSGECLLTHPLVFGWICRQAGIGEEQALQGWLYGCLSHAVNSALRLMAIGQTEAQRLLALLSGETVQAARAALAMEPEDAWSDMPGSELGMIRHETLYSRLFMS; encoded by the coding sequence GTGCCGGCACAGCCGAAGGACGGCGCGCCGTTCGCGCAGCCACTGGCGGGCGCTCCGGCTGCGGCGGCCTCGCCGTCCGCACCGCTCGTGCCGTGGCTCGTGCTGCAGCAGCTGCTCGACTCGGCGCTGCCGATCGGCGGCTTCTCGCACTCGTTCGGCCTCGAGACGCTCGTCCAGGAGGGCGACATCGCCCGCCCCGACGAGCTGGAGGCGTACTTGCGGGCGATGCTGCGGCAGAGCTGGACGACGACGGACGCGCTCGTCGTCCGCGCCGTGTACCGCGACGCGCCGATCGAGGAGTGGGACCGGCTGTGGGCCGCCGAGCGGCTCGTCCATGCCGGCCGCATGAGCGCCGAGACCCGCTCCGGGATGGAGAAGATGGGCCGCCGCCTGCTCGCGCTCGCTCGCAGCAGCTATCCCGGCCTTGATTTCGCCCGGCTCGAGGCGGCCTATCGGAGCGGCGAGTGCCTGCTCACCCACCCGCTCGTGTTCGGCTGGATCTGCCGGCAAGCCGGCATCGGCGAGGAGCAGGCGCTCCAGGGCTGGCTGTACGGCTGCCTGAGCCATGCCGTGAACAGCGCGCTGCGCCTGATGGCGATCGGCCAGACGGAGGCCCAGCGGCTGCTGGCGCTGCTGTCGGGCGAGACGGTCCAGGCCGCGCGCGCGGCGCTGGCGATGGAGCCGGAGGACGCCTGGAGCGACATGCCGGGCTCGGAGCTCGGCATGATCCGCCACGAGACGCTTTATTCCCGGCTGTTCATGTCCTGA